A stretch of the Pan paniscus chromosome 2, NHGRI_mPanPan1-v2.0_pri, whole genome shotgun sequence genome encodes the following:
- the CHST13 gene encoding carbohydrate sulfotransferase 13: protein MGRRCCRRRVLAAACLGAALLLLCAAPRSLRPAFGNRALGSSWLGGEKRSPLQKLCDLDQDPRSTLAKVHRQRRDLLNSACSRHTRRQRLLQPEDLRHVLVDDAHGLLYCYVPKVACTNWKRVLLALSGQARGDPRAISAQEAHAPGRLPSLADFSPAEINRRLRAYLAFLFVREPFERLASAYRNKLARPYSAAFQRRYGARIVQRLRPRALPDARARGHDVRFAEFLAYLLDPRTRREEPFNEHWERAHALCHPCRLRYDVVGKFETLAEDAAFVLGLAGASDLSFPGPPRPRGAAASRDLAARLFRDISPFYQRRLFDLYKMDFLLFNYSAPSYLRLL, encoded by the exons ATGGGGAGGCGCTGCTGCCGGCGGCGCGTGCTGGCGGCCGCCTGTCTGGGCGCCGCGCTCCTGCTCCTATGCGCCGCGCCCCGCTCCCTGCGCCCGG CATTTGGAAACAGAGCCCTGGGCTCCAGCTGGCTTGGTGGGGAGAAGAGAAGCCCCCTGCAGAAGCTCTGTGACCTGGATCAG GACCCGCGCTCGACCCTGGCGAAGGTACACCGGCAGCGGCGCGACCTGCTGAACAGCGCCTGTAGCCGCCACACACGCCGGCAGCGCCTGCTACAGCCGGAGGACCTGCGGCACGTGCTGGTGGACGACGCGCATGGCCTGCTCTACTGCTACGTGCCCAAGGTGGCCTGCACCAACTGGAAGCGCGTGCTGCTGGCACTGAGCGGCCAAGCCCGCGGCGACCCGCGCGCCATCTCCGCGCAAGAGGCGCACGCGCCCGGCCGCCTGCCCTCGCTGGCCGACTTCAGCCCCGCCGAGATCAACCGGCGCCTGCGCGCCTACTTGGCCTTCCTGTTCGTGCGGGAGCCCTTCGAGCGCCTGGCATCGGCCTACCGCAACAAGCTCGCGCGCCCCTACAGCGCCGCCTTCCAGAGGCGCTACGGTGCACGCATCGTTCAGCGCCTGCGGCCGCGCGCGCTCCCCGACGCCCGGGCCCGCGGCCACGACGTGCGCTTCGCGGAGTTCCTGGCCTACCTGCTGGACCCGCGCACGCGGCGTGAGGAGCCCTTCAACGAGCACTGGGAGCGCGCGCACGCGCTCTGCCACCCGTGTCGCCTCCGCTACGACGTCGTGGGCAAGTTCGAGACGCTGGCGGAGGACGCGGCCTTCGTGCTGGGCCTGGCGGGCGCATCCGACCTGAGCTTCCCTGGGCCGCCGCGGCCCCGGGGAGCCGCCGCCTCCCGCGACCTGGCAGCGCGCCTCTTCCGGGACATCAGCCCCTTCTACCAGCGGCGCCTCTTCGACCTCTACAAGATGGACTTCCTGCTTTTCAACTACTCCGCCCCCTCCTACCTGCGGCTGCTCTAG